The genomic window CGTAGGGCTGAATGTAGCGTCCCGTGTCGTGGGAATGCAGATAGAGGATGTTTGGGGTCGACATTGGGATGGCTTCCTGTGATGGTGGATCGGTGCGTTGCGAAGGGCTCTCTATCCATAAGTCTGTACGTTCCCCCACGGATTGTCAAGTTTTCGCGATTCCTGCCTTCGCTCATGGAGCATACCCCGAGCCGTCCCCGCTGGAGGGTTCCAGATGGACACTGCAGCCCATCTCCTTGCCTGCCCGTGGCGGGCTTGGGCTGTCGCATCAAATTGGCACTTTGGACGTGGCCTTACTATGCAAAAATAGTTCGATGGCGTATAATTCACCCCATGACGAAATCCACGATTGCTCCAACAACTGCCCCCCACGCAGAAACGCCGTTCCGGGAGCTGCTGCGGGACATGGGCGTGGTGGAGACCCACGGCCTGGAACTCTTGCGGCTGGTGCGGATGGTGGCCAACGCCTATGACGCCATCCTGGCCGAGCGGATGCGGGCCACCCAGCTTTCCGCGCCCCGCTGGCGTCTGTTGCTTCGCCTCCTCCTGGAAGAGCGGCGGGGCAACACCGCGGTCAGCCCCACTCAGCTCAGCAAGACCCAGAACGTGAGCAAGAACACCATCAGCGCCCATCTCCGCTCCCTGGAGGAAATGGGCCTCATCGCGCGGGAGGTAGACCCGGACGACCTGCGCCAGTTTCACATTCGCCTGACCCAGGCTGGCCGGGAGCTCATCGAATCTTCCACGCCGGCCTACATGACCTTTTTGAATACCCTGACCGAGGGGCTCTCCCCGGAGGAGGTGGAGGTGCTGCAGGGGCTGCTGCAGCGGCTGTACCTCTCCTTGCAGGAGCATGCGCCCGCCCAGGGAGCCGGGCCGGATCGTCCATGACGTCAGCAGAAGCGCCTCCAAGGAGACGCGGCAAAGGAGACACGTCTATGAACCAACCACTCGAGCGCCAACGGCCGGGCCTGCACTGGGGCCACCTGGTCCGCGCCATCGGGTATCTGAGCCACTATCGAGGCACTGCCGCTTTGGCCATTGGCGCCCTGTTCATCAGCATCGGCGCCCAGCTAATGGTGCCTCAGCTGGTGCAGAACATTCTGGATGCGGTGGTGGGTGGGTTGGCTGCCCGGCAACTGTCGGCCCTGCCTGCCGAAGCCCAAGCCGCAGCCCTGGCCCAGGCCAACTTGAGCGCCGAGCGGCTGAACCAGCTCCTGGTCGCGCCGGAGCAAGGGCTCTACTGGGCTGTGAGCCTGATCCTGGTCTTTGCCGTGGCCCGGGGCGCCTTTGCCTTCACCCAGGCCTTCATGGCGGAAAAACTGAGCCAGGGGGTGGCCTTTGACTTCCGCAACGAACTGTTCGCCAAGATCCAGCGCCTCTCCTTCAGCTATCACGACCGCAACCGCACCGGCCAGCTCATGATCCGGGCCACCGACGACGTGGAAAAGGTGCGCATCTTCATCGGCCAGGGGCTGCTCATGGCCCTTCAGGCCCTGGTGCTCCTGACCGGCGCCCTGGTGATGCTGTTCTGGACCAACTGGCGCCTCACCCTGGTCATCCTGCCCATCCTGCCCATCGCCCTGGTGCTCTTCATGATCTTCGGCGCGGTCAGTCAACCCCTCTTTGCCCAGGTCCAGGCGAAACTCTCCCACCTGAACACCATCCTCCAGGAGAACCTGGCCGGCATCAAGGTGGTCAAGGCCTTTGCCCGGGAAAAGCAGGAGCAGGCCCGTTTTCGGGAAGCAGCCACCGACCTGATGAACCAGCAGATCACCGTGGCCCGGGTCTTCAGCTTCCTCTTCCCGGTCATCTTCCTGGTGGCCAACCTGGGCCAGGCCCTGGTGCTCTACTTTGGCGGCCGCCAGATCCTGGAC from Litorilinea aerophila includes these protein-coding regions:
- a CDS encoding MarR family winged helix-turn-helix transcriptional regulator; this encodes MTKSTIAPTTAPHAETPFRELLRDMGVVETHGLELLRLVRMVANAYDAILAERMRATQLSAPRWRLLLRLLLEERRGNTAVSPTQLSKTQNVSKNTISAHLRSLEEMGLIAREVDPDDLRQFHIRLTQAGRELIESSTPAYMTFLNTLTEGLSPEEVEVLQGLLQRLYLSLQEHAPAQGAGPDRP
- a CDS encoding ABC transporter ATP-binding protein → MNQPLERQRPGLHWGHLVRAIGYLSHYRGTAALAIGALFISIGAQLMVPQLVQNILDAVVGGLAARQLSALPAEAQAAALAQANLSAERLNQLLVAPEQGLYWAVSLILVFAVARGAFAFTQAFMAEKLSQGVAFDFRNELFAKIQRLSFSYHDRNRTGQLMIRATDDVEKVRIFIGQGLLMALQALVLLTGALVMLFWTNWRLTLVILPILPIALVLFMIFGAVSQPLFAQVQAKLSHLNTILQENLAGIKVVKAFAREKQEQARFREAATDLMNQQITVARVFSFLFPVIFLVANLGQALVLYFGGRQILDSTLTLGEWQKFSLYLVYVFFPIGQLGFIISQMSQASASAARIFEILDAQNEVADRPDAVVLPPIQGRVEFRHVTFRYFSSSEPVLSDVSFVAEPGQTVALLGATGSGKTTIINLIPRFYDVSEGQVLIDGYDVRDVRIDSLRRQIGIVLQETNLFTGTIRENIAFGRPDATDEEVIAAAKAAAAHDFIMSFPQGYDTPVGERGTTLSGGQKQRIA